A genomic region of Herbaspirillum sp. DW155 contains the following coding sequences:
- the rplN gene encoding 50S ribosomal protein L14, translating into MIQTESRLEVADNTGAREVLCIKVLGGSKRRYAGIGDVIKVTVKSAAPRGRVKKGEIYNAVVVRTAKGVRRQDGSLVKFDGNAAVLLNAKLEPIGTRIFGPVTRELRTERFMKIVSLAPEVL; encoded by the coding sequence ATGATTCAAACTGAAAGCCGGCTCGAAGTGGCCGACAACACTGGTGCGCGCGAAGTTCTGTGCATCAAGGTCTTGGGTGGTTCCAAGCGCCGCTATGCGGGCATTGGCGATGTGATCAAGGTTACTGTCAAGAGCGCAGCACCGCGTGGTCGCGTCAAGAAGGGTGAAATTTATAACGCTGTCGTCGTTCGTACCGCCAAGGGCGTGCGTCGTCAGGATGGTTCGCTGGTCAAGTTCGATGGTAATGCTGCCGTCCTGCTGAACGCCAAGCTGGAGCCCATCGGCACCCGTATCTTTGGGCCGGTGACTCGTGAGCTGCGTACAGAGCGCTTCATGAAGATCGTCTCCCTGGCGCCTGAAGTTCTGTAA